A genome region from Anopheles stephensi strain Indian chromosome 2, UCI_ANSTEP_V1.0, whole genome shotgun sequence includes the following:
- the LOC118503379 gene encoding uncharacterized protein LOC118503379 — translation MDKIKTSDAVLKQCLHIIGYAFVSTVSDRKDGYLVLTTFLAAAHPHPNKRQPSSARYFSGRFTEGTERPVSHVKILSEADIHVNILIKSHKLTTQQADAEADQAQQQPPLY, via the exons ATGGACAAGATCAAGACTTCAGACGCTGTGCTAAAGCAG TGTTTGCATATAATTGGCTACGCTTTCGTATCTACCGTGAGTGACAGGAAAGATGGCTATCTAGTTCTAACCACATTCTTGGCAGCGGCTCATCCCCATCCAAACAAGCGGCAACCATCAAGTGCACGGTACTTTAGCGGTCGTTTTACCGAGGGCACCGAGAGGCCAGTATCGCATGTGAAGATCCTATCTGAAGCAGACATTCATGTAAACATCTTAATAAAATCTCATAAACTCACTACGCAGCAAGCTGACGCTGAAGCAGACCaggcccagcagcagccaccgctGTACTGA